A portion of the Punica granatum isolate Tunisia-2019 chromosome 7, ASM765513v2, whole genome shotgun sequence genome contains these proteins:
- the LOC116214412 gene encoding pollen-specific leucine-rich repeat extensin-like protein 2 — MAEEDRVDISEEVNPPAPTLSQPPLTHAPPPPTPAGILPAYSGTPPANLPPLTSLGALHAQTSQTPSASEDQARIAALEGTVNQLATSMAANMAELFALLKGSNRTSLSSTPPPGPGPTADPTPWAPPTQAPENIEAPAPPTLHTSTIHPFTSQFPPPPAPTAVPLPPATFLSSEHVLSAPPPFPYRPQLWPTQYLRRWFSRRPVHLLRLIFKPRSFLPICLYSLTPAFPTRHRPL; from the coding sequence ATGGCGGAAGAAGATCGAGTTGACATCTCCGAGGAAGTCAACCCACCGGCTCCGACTCTTTCTCAACCACCTCTAACACACGCTCCGCCGCCTCCGACCCCTGCGGGCATACTCCCGGCATACTCAGGCACCCCTCCGGCAAATCTCCCGCCCCTGACGTCTTTAGGAGCGCTCCATGCACAGACCTCACAGACGCCCTCTGCCTCCGAggaccaagcccgcatcgcCGCACTCGAAGGCACGGTCAATCAATTGGCCACAAGCATGGCCGCCAACATGGCGGAGCTGTTTGCCCTACTCAAGGGATCTAACCGAACCTCTTTGAGCTCCACGCCTCCACCAGGACCGGGGCCGACGGCCGATCCaaccccgtgggctccaccAACCCAAGCCCCAGAGAACATTGAGGCTCCCGCACCGCCAACGCTGCATACATCCACGATCCACCCCTTCACCAGCCAATTTCCACCGCCGccggcccccacggccgtccctcttccaccggcgacCTTCCTATCCTCGGAGCACGTCCTGTCCGCGCCTCCGCCGTTTCCATACCGACCCCAGCTATGGCCTACACAGTACCTCCGTCGATGGTTTTCCCGGCGACCAGTGCACCTACTCCGACTCATCttcaagccacggagcttcCTCCCTATCTGTCTCTACAGCCTCACGCCGGCCTTTCCTACCAGGCACCGCCCCCTATAA